Proteins encoded within one genomic window of Flavobacterium gilvum:
- a CDS encoding SDR family oxidoreductase: MKIILTGATGVLGSQIMYEILELFVKESIEGKLILIVRGKKKKTALERINQLLSSSYTPQFLRDIGLEKLDAYIEIVDTDLDAVEENFSTTIEGAYFIHSAGYVNLSTDEEHREKIFEENTKITKIILNNFHHFIKKFIYIGTAFSSGERSGLVENDFHNLGFIPKHRNAYENAKFHSENFVAQRCKALGLPFQILRPSVICGKMLGDENRYFISKYMVFYLLAKFFYFASQRITEQENVRFIMNKETGLNIIAVDYVAKVIVSVFRREDIQQLNIVSHKSLNLVKGLQLIMDEVGYSNYAIVPNTPHFEYHNITEKLYYESIGKHLKPYLVSSAKEYNTTLLNSILEIPILDDETFTQMIRYGKLNNFRDINV; the protein is encoded by the coding sequence ATGAAAATTATATTGACAGGCGCAACAGGCGTATTGGGTTCACAGATTATGTATGAAATTCTTGAATTATTCGTAAAAGAATCGATTGAAGGGAAACTTATTTTGATTGTAAGAGGAAAGAAAAAAAAAACCGCCTTAGAGCGGATAAATCAATTGCTTTCGAGTAGTTATACACCTCAATTTTTAAGAGACATTGGACTCGAAAAGCTGGATGCCTATATCGAGATTGTAGATACGGATTTGGATGCAGTGGAGGAAAATTTTTCAACCACAATAGAAGGTGCCTATTTTATTCATTCTGCCGGATATGTCAATTTATCTACGGATGAAGAACATCGGGAAAAGATTTTTGAGGAAAACACGAAGATTACCAAAATCATTTTGAATAATTTTCATCATTTCATAAAAAAATTCATTTATATAGGAACTGCTTTTTCATCGGGTGAGCGCTCGGGACTTGTTGAAAATGACTTTCATAATTTGGGTTTTATCCCAAAACATCGCAATGCTTACGAAAATGCAAAATTTCACTCAGAAAACTTTGTTGCGCAACGATGTAAAGCATTGGGATTACCCTTTCAAATTTTACGCCCAAGTGTTATTTGCGGAAAAATGCTTGGGGACGAAAATAGATATTTCATTTCCAAGTACATGGTTTTTTATCTCTTGGCCAAATTTTTTTATTTTGCATCCCAAAGGATTACAGAGCAAGAGAATGTACGTTTTATAATGAACAAAGAAACGGGATTGAATATTATTGCGGTCGATTATGTTGCCAAAGTAATTGTTTCGGTTTTTAGAAGAGAAGATATTCAGCAACTCAATATTGTAAGTCATAAAAGTCTGAATTTGGTGAAAGGATTGCAGCTGATTATGGATGAAGTTGGTTATTCCAATTACGCTATAGTGCCCAATACACCACATTTTGAATATCATAATATAACCGAAAAATTATATTATGAGAGTATTGGTAAACACCTTAAACCTTATCTTGTTTCTAGTGCCAAAGAGTATAATACCACATTACTCAACTCTATTCTAGAAATCCCAATATTAGACGATGAAACGTTCACCCAAATGATTCGGTACGGCAAACTCAACAATTTTAGAGATATTAATGTTTAA
- a CDS encoding OmpA family protein: MKFFTILLFSLMASCAFAQEQVSFFFDSDKFVLKKEELTKLNNWLTANKEVKVVGVYGFCDEVGTVGYNDTLAKKRIDYVFNIIKNKVKIREDFKTRSFGKLHALSPIKAENRKVTLYYILPSDFVNEEKIIATNQEVQAEKEKPKIKFPDVYVYQNPDGSTSSIKIDTVFMRKVSVASVGEKLKLESMNFYVDTFAIMPQSRPVMFELLTVMQNCPDLKIQIQGHICCVTKDFRDLSTQRAKAIYKFLEFNGISKSRMTFVGFGSTKPLFAIPEKDETEREANRRVEIEIIAN; this comes from the coding sequence ATGAAGTTTTTTACCATCCTACTATTTAGCCTTATGGCTTCTTGTGCCTTTGCGCAGGAGCAAGTTTCGTTTTTTTTTGATAGCGATAAGTTTGTTTTGAAAAAAGAAGAACTTACAAAATTGAATAATTGGTTAACTGCAAATAAAGAAGTAAAAGTTGTTGGAGTTTACGGCTTTTGTGATGAGGTTGGAACTGTCGGGTATAATGATACTTTGGCCAAAAAACGAATCGATTATGTTTTTAATATTATAAAAAATAAAGTAAAGATTCGGGAGGATTTTAAAACACGAAGTTTTGGAAAACTGCATGCCTTATCTCCTATCAAAGCCGAAAACAGAAAAGTTACCTTGTATTATATTCTTCCAAGTGATTTTGTGAATGAAGAAAAAATAATAGCGACCAATCAGGAAGTTCAGGCAGAAAAGGAAAAGCCGAAAATCAAATTTCCTGACGTGTATGTCTATCAAAATCCAGATGGCTCTACTTCAAGTATTAAAATCGACACCGTTTTTATGAGAAAAGTAAGTGTTGCCAGTGTTGGTGAAAAGCTGAAACTGGAAAGTATGAATTTTTATGTGGATACTTTTGCAATTATGCCGCAATCCAGACCGGTAATGTTTGAATTGCTTACCGTCATGCAAAACTGTCCGGATCTGAAAATACAAATCCAAGGACATATTTGTTGCGTTACCAAAGATTTTAGGGATTTAAGTACCCAAAGGGCCAAAGCCATTTATAAATTTTTAGAATTCAATGGAATCAGTAAAAGTCGCATGACCTTTGTTGGATTCGGAAGTACAAAACCATTGTTTGCCATTCCCGAAAAAGATGAGACCGAAAGAGAAGCAAACCGCCGCGTCGAAATCGAAATCATAGCCAATTAA
- a CDS encoding AIR synthase related protein: protein MSSDTSKRYAQRGVSASKEDVHNAIKNIDKGLFPQAFCKIVPDYLTQDEDYCLIMHADGAGTKSSLAYMYWKETGDLSVWKGIAQDALIMNIDDLLCVGATDNILLSSTIGRNKNVIPGEVLSAIINGTEELIQELDSFGVTIHSTGGETADVGDLVRTIIVDSTVTARMKRSKVIDNANIKAGDVIVGLASFGQATYEKGYNGGMGSNGLTSARHDVFEKYLASKYPESFDAAVPNELIYSGQVKLTDAVANSPIDAGQLVLSPTRTYAPIIKKILDKYTSEEVHGMVHCSGGAQTKILHFVQNLHIIKDNLFPVPPLFQLIQEQSKTDWKEMYQVFNCGHRMELYVPETIAEDIIAISKSFNVDAQIVGRVEASDSKKLTINSEYGTFEY, encoded by the coding sequence ATGAGTTCAGATACTTCAAAAAGATATGCACAACGTGGTGTATCGGCATCCAAGGAAGATGTGCATAACGCCATCAAGAATATAGACAAAGGTTTATTTCCTCAAGCATTTTGTAAAATTGTTCCTGATTATTTGACTCAGGACGAAGACTATTGCTTGATAATGCATGCAGACGGTGCGGGAACAAAATCCTCATTGGCCTATATGTATTGGAAAGAAACCGGAGATCTTTCGGTTTGGAAAGGAATCGCTCAGGATGCCTTAATTATGAATATTGATGACTTATTGTGTGTAGGCGCAACCGATAATATTTTGCTTTCGTCAACCATTGGAAGAAACAAAAATGTAATTCCGGGTGAAGTTTTATCAGCCATTATCAACGGAACCGAAGAATTGATTCAAGAGTTGGATTCTTTTGGTGTAACCATTCATTCAACTGGAGGTGAAACTGCCGATGTTGGTGATTTGGTAAGAACCATCATCGTAGATTCTACCGTGACAGCCAGAATGAAACGTTCCAAAGTGATAGACAATGCTAATATAAAAGCAGGAGATGTCATCGTTGGATTAGCTTCTTTTGGTCAGGCGACTTACGAAAAAGGGTATAACGGAGGAATGGGAAGTAACGGATTGACTTCTGCCCGTCACGATGTTTTCGAAAAGTATTTGGCCAGCAAATATCCAGAAAGTTTTGATGCAGCTGTTCCAAATGAATTAATCTATTCTGGTCAGGTAAAATTGACCGATGCGGTTGCAAATTCTCCAATCGATGCTGGACAATTGGTGCTTTCACCAACCAGAACTTACGCACCGATAATCAAAAAGATTTTAGATAAATATACTTCTGAGGAAGTCCATGGAATGGTACATTGCAGCGGAGGTGCGCAAACAAAAATTTTGCATTTTGTACAAAATCTACATATTATAAAAGACAATTTATTTCCCGTACCGCCTTTGTTCCAATTAATTCAGGAACAATCAAAAACGGATTGGAAAGAAATGTATCAGGTATTCAACTGCGGTCATCGTATGGAATTATACGTTCCCGAAACCATTGCTGAGGATATCATCGCAATTTCAAAATCATTTAATGTCGATGCCCAAATTGTAGGTAGAGTAGAAGCTTCGGATTCAAAAAAACTTACCATCAACAGCGAATACGGTACTTTCGAGTATTAA
- a CDS encoding GNAT family N-acetyltransferase, producing the protein MSISQFPQNIILEDEMVFLRSLQLSDFENLLDISLNEPETWEYSLVRANGKENLENYIRLALKAKENKTEFPFIVFDKKSGKYAGSTRFYDINLQFKTLQLGYTWYGKDFRGTGLNKHCKYLLLQFAFETLGIERVEFRADNNNQRSIAAMKSIGCKVEGVLRSHMPTADSDVRRDSIVLSILKDEWFSEVKENLKKKL; encoded by the coding sequence ATGTCTATTTCTCAATTTCCGCAAAATATAATACTCGAAGACGAAATGGTTTTTCTTCGTTCACTACAATTATCTGATTTCGAAAATCTTTTGGATATTTCCCTCAATGAACCCGAAACCTGGGAGTATTCCCTTGTTCGTGCCAACGGAAAAGAAAACCTTGAAAATTATATTCGCTTAGCGCTCAAAGCCAAAGAAAATAAAACAGAATTTCCTTTTATCGTTTTTGATAAAAAATCAGGGAAATATGCTGGAAGTACTCGTTTTTACGATATTAATTTGCAGTTCAAAACTTTGCAATTAGGATACACTTGGTACGGAAAAGATTTTAGGGGAACTGGACTCAATAAACATTGCAAGTATCTTTTGCTTCAATTTGCCTTCGAAACATTAGGAATAGAACGGGTAGAATTTCGCGCAGACAACAACAACCAACGAAGTATTGCCGCCATGAAAAGTATAGGTTGCAAAGTAGAAGGTGTATTGCGAAGCCATATGCCAACTGCAGATAGTGATGTTCGCAGAGACAGCATTGTGTTAAGTATCCTTAAAGACGAATGGTTTAGCGAGGTTAAAGAAAATTTGAAAAAGAAACTTTGA